The nucleotide sequence AGGAGCAGATTCGAAAGCATTAATTACATTATCTTTTTTAGACCCAATAAATTTAAATAAAAATACAATTCATCATTTTAATTCAATAATTGTTTTAACAAATAGTTGCATAATTTCTTTAATAATTCCATTATTTCTTTATTTGCAATGTTTTTCCACCTTTATTATAAAAAAGAAAATAATATTTAAATATTAAATATATTAATTAAATTCATAAAATTTTTAAAATAATTATACCTACCAAAGCTAAAAGAATTTATATAAAAATTTTAATTTATTGTTAATTATCTTCTAGCAGTTTTACCATAATATTTTGTCCATTTTAGTTTTCTAGGATCTTTTTTATGTTCAAGCATAAAAATTCTACATTTTCTTGAACAAAACCAATGAATAATACCGTCTTTTCTAACATATAACAATCCTTCTCCATGAAGAAATTCTTTTCCACAAAAAGAACATTGATGCTTAGTCGGCACATTACTCACCTAAATGAAAAATATCAAAAAAAGTATCTTTTAAACATTTAATTTTATAAATCAAAATGCTTAATATTAAATGAAATTAAAGTTTTATGATTTTTATTTAATTATTTTCTTAAAAAAAAGCTTAAACTAGAATTTTATAAACTATATCTCCTTCTTTAACTCTTTCATTAACTTTTAAACCTATAGATTGTCCAGCTTTTGCAATTTCTACATTTTTATGTTCAATTTGCATTGATTCGACTTTTTGTCTTAATTCAGTTGATTTTCCTCTTATTAATATT is from Nitrososphaerota archaeon and encodes:
- a CDS encoding 50S ribosomal protein L24e gives rise to the protein MPTKHQCSFCGKEFLHGEGLLYVRKDGIIHWFCSRKCRIFMLEHKKDPRKLKWTKYYGKTARR
- a CDS encoding translation elongation factor-like protein translates to MEEKRSEVGKVMHYYSKIGVAVVNLTNELRVGDEILIRGKSTELRQKVESMQIEHKNVEIAKAGQSIGLKVNERVKEGDIVYKILV